Proteins encoded together in one Catellatospora citrea window:
- a CDS encoding lytic transglycosylase domain-containing protein — protein sequence MRFTRTHAVIGTFTVAAAMLAAVVLVLDRGGDPDTTAEPRPSAVFETGALSEPSESAEASPSPSPSPSPSVKPSPSKSPKPKPKPKPKPSPTKVTLPGAPPPAPVASPPPGPKCPFHAGTDAPMAEVEAALEAAAARKFWTVSQVTLPTKLIKAVAMQESGWQSTIMACDGGIGTMQVMPSTAKWLNDDSPFTLDEDVNTLRGNTMLGSAYLQWLIRYFGMKYSFGCEEPDPAVSPAPTCTPDYTLRDEDCRQDPDVADSKEWCLLNAVISAYNFGQGAVDKEINDGDDVWYPNATYVLNVRALMEKY from the coding sequence ATGCGCTTCACGCGTACGCATGCCGTCATCGGCACTTTCACCGTGGCCGCCGCGATGTTGGCCGCCGTCGTCCTGGTCCTGGACCGGGGCGGCGACCCGGACACCACCGCCGAGCCGCGGCCGAGCGCGGTGTTCGAGACCGGAGCGCTGTCCGAGCCGAGCGAGTCGGCGGAGGCCTCACCGAGCCCGTCGCCGTCGCCGTCACCGTCGGTGAAGCCGTCGCCGTCGAAGTCGCCCAAGCCGAAACCGAAACCCAAACCCAAGCCGAGCCCGACGAAGGTGACCCTGCCCGGCGCGCCGCCGCCCGCGCCTGTGGCTTCGCCGCCGCCGGGCCCCAAGTGCCCGTTCCACGCGGGCACGGACGCGCCCATGGCCGAGGTCGAGGCGGCGCTGGAGGCCGCAGCGGCCCGCAAGTTCTGGACGGTCTCCCAGGTCACGCTGCCGACGAAGCTCATCAAGGCGGTCGCCATGCAGGAGAGCGGATGGCAGTCGACCATCATGGCGTGCGACGGCGGCATCGGCACGATGCAGGTCATGCCGAGCACCGCGAAGTGGCTCAACGACGACTCGCCGTTCACCCTCGACGAGGATGTCAACACGCTCCGGGGCAACACGATGCTGGGCTCGGCCTACCTGCAGTGGCTGATCCGCTACTTCGGCATGAAGTACAGCTTCGGCTGCGAGGAGCCCGACCCGGCCGTCTCGCCCGCGCCGACCTGCACGCCCGACTACACCCTGCGCGACGAGGACTGCCGGCAGGACCCCGACGTCGCCGACAGCAAGGAGTGGTGCCTGCTCAACGCGGTCATCTCGGCCTACAACTTCGGGCAGGGCGCCGTCGACAAGGAGATCAACGACGGCGACGACGTGTGGTACCCGAACGCGACGTACGTGCTCAACGTCCGGGCACTGATGGAGAAGTACTGA
- a CDS encoding Rid family hydrolase: MEKSTYDLGVPWEKAAGYAQAVKVGDTIYISGQLGHQADGSMVSPAPEGGPVDRSVMKDQLTQAYVNARTILDHFGCTFANVVEEVVFATDIKAALAVMREVRDEFYGAADKPQVANTTVGTTALALPGQVVEVKFIARVG, encoded by the coding sequence ATGGAGAAATCGACCTACGACCTGGGCGTGCCGTGGGAGAAGGCGGCCGGATATGCGCAGGCGGTCAAGGTCGGCGACACGATCTACATCTCCGGGCAGCTGGGCCACCAGGCCGACGGCAGCATGGTCTCGCCCGCGCCCGAGGGTGGGCCGGTCGACCGGTCCGTCATGAAGGACCAGCTCACCCAGGCGTACGTCAACGCACGCACGATCCTGGACCACTTCGGGTGCACCTTCGCGAACGTCGTCGAGGAAGTCGTGTTCGCCACCGACATCAAGGCGGCTCTGGCGGTGATGCGGGAGGTCCGCGACGAGTTCTACGGTGCCGCCGACAAGCCCCAGGTCGCCAACACGACGGTCGGCACGACAGCGCTGGCCCTGCCCGGACAGGTCGTGGAAGTCAAGTTCATCGCCCGGGTCGGCTGA
- a CDS encoding dolichyl-phosphate-mannose--protein mannosyltransferase: protein MTQTARVPRPRRALAEPAPPSESAAGIPDVVRRRLSPLALDPYAWPAALFVTLLAGLLRLHNLAKPPGKMFDETYYATDAHWLWEKGFEWNEKDNTTGYVVHPPLGKWIIGLGEQVFGYNELGWRISAAVFGTVSVLMLTRIAMRMFGSLVLGCAAGLLMAFDGMHFVLSRVAMLDIFLMFFILAAFGALVLDRDQRRTRWLRFLADGGDPRSRGRGSRPPRAVPWWRLAAALLFGCALAVKWSALAFAPVFVLLVLWWEVGARRSVGVRHPIRDTILDETGWLLAGLPLTAGVYLASWTGWLSTDGGYARHFLRDSGQDEPGFWGALRNLAHYHELAYGSHQAITEAHAYQSVGEWAPIQWLLLGRPVLFYRSGDPVCGADQCNADVLLLGTPLLWWAFIPALLAAIWFGVARRDWRAGAVLAMTAAALVPWFFFPARTMFYFYALPAEPFLILAVVFVLGAAMTPPPGRPADPDRQLFGAVMAGVFVLLVAVVFAYYHPLYTGESLPYEDWGRRILLGNLWT from the coding sequence ATGACGCAGACGGCCCGAGTGCCACGCCCGCGGCGGGCGCTCGCCGAACCCGCCCCGCCGTCCGAATCCGCCGCCGGGATCCCCGACGTCGTGCGACGCCGGCTGTCGCCGCTCGCGCTGGACCCGTACGCCTGGCCGGCCGCCCTGTTCGTCACCCTGCTGGCCGGCCTGCTGCGCCTGCACAACCTGGCGAAGCCGCCCGGCAAGATGTTCGACGAAACCTACTACGCCACCGACGCCCACTGGCTGTGGGAGAAGGGGTTCGAGTGGAACGAGAAGGACAACACGACCGGCTACGTCGTGCACCCTCCGCTCGGCAAGTGGATCATCGGACTCGGTGAGCAGGTCTTCGGCTACAACGAGCTGGGCTGGCGGATCTCCGCGGCGGTGTTCGGCACCGTCTCGGTGCTGATGCTCACCCGCATCGCCATGCGCATGTTCGGCTCCCTGGTGCTGGGCTGTGCCGCGGGCCTGCTGATGGCGTTCGACGGCATGCACTTCGTGCTGTCGCGGGTCGCGATGCTGGACATCTTCCTGATGTTCTTCATCCTGGCCGCGTTCGGCGCGCTGGTGCTCGACCGCGACCAGCGCCGGACCCGCTGGCTGCGTTTCCTCGCCGACGGCGGCGACCCGCGCTCGCGCGGACGCGGCAGCCGCCCGCCACGGGCCGTGCCGTGGTGGCGGCTGGCCGCGGCGCTGCTGTTCGGCTGCGCGCTGGCGGTGAAGTGGTCGGCGCTGGCCTTCGCGCCGGTGTTCGTGCTGCTGGTGCTGTGGTGGGAGGTCGGCGCGCGGCGCAGCGTCGGGGTGCGCCACCCGATCCGCGACACCATCCTCGACGAGACCGGCTGGCTGCTGGCCGGACTGCCGCTGACCGCAGGGGTGTACCTGGCGAGCTGGACCGGCTGGCTGTCGACCGACGGCGGCTACGCCCGGCACTTCCTGCGCGACAGCGGCCAGGACGAGCCCGGGTTCTGGGGCGCGCTGCGCAACCTGGCCCACTACCACGAGCTGGCGTACGGCTCCCACCAGGCGATCACCGAGGCGCACGCCTACCAGTCGGTGGGCGAGTGGGCCCCGATCCAGTGGCTGCTGCTGGGCCGCCCGGTGCTGTTCTACCGCAGCGGCGATCCGGTGTGCGGCGCCGACCAGTGCAACGCCGACGTGCTGCTGCTCGGCACGCCCCTGCTGTGGTGGGCGTTCATTCCCGCGCTGCTCGCCGCGATCTGGTTCGGCGTCGCCCGCCGCGACTGGCGTGCCGGAGCCGTGCTGGCGATGACCGCGGCGGCGCTGGTGCCGTGGTTCTTCTTCCCGGCGCGCACGATGTTCTACTTCTACGCCCTGCCCGCCGAGCCGTTCCTGATCCTGGCCGTGGTGTTCGTGCTCGGCGCGGCGATGACCCCGCCGCCCGGCCGGCCGGCCGACCCCGACCGGCAGCTGTTCGGGGCCGTCATGGCCGGCGTGTTCGTGCTGCTGGTCGCGGTCGTGTTCGCGTACTACCACCCGCTGTACACGGGCGAGTCGCTGCCGTACGAGGACTGGGGCCGGCGCATCCTGCTCGGCAACCTGTGGACCTGA
- a CDS encoding L-threonylcarbamoyladenylate synthase, which produces MARYFDVHPDNPQPRSIRQVVDIVREGGLIAYPTDSCFAFGCKLGDKNGLDRIRDIRKLDERHHFTLVCRDFAQLGQFVKIDNAVFRLIKAATPGSYTFILPALREVPRRMLHPKKHTVGVRIPDHPVAQALLEELGEPLVSSTLLLPGDTEPMTQGWEIKERLDHLVDAVIDSGDCGTEPTTVVDFSEDEPVILRVGAGDPTRFE; this is translated from the coding sequence GTGGCCAGGTATTTCGACGTTCATCCGGACAACCCGCAGCCCCGCTCCATCCGGCAGGTCGTCGACATCGTGCGGGAGGGCGGGCTGATCGCCTACCCGACCGACTCGTGCTTCGCCTTCGGCTGCAAGCTCGGCGACAAGAACGGGTTGGACCGCATCCGCGACATCCGCAAGCTCGACGAGCGGCACCACTTCACGCTGGTGTGCCGTGACTTCGCCCAGCTCGGGCAATTCGTGAAGATAGACAACGCGGTCTTCCGCCTGATCAAGGCGGCGACCCCCGGCAGCTACACGTTCATCCTTCCCGCGTTGCGAGAGGTGCCGCGCCGCATGCTGCACCCCAAGAAGCACACCGTCGGCGTACGCATCCCCGACCACCCCGTGGCCCAGGCACTGCTGGAGGAACTCGGCGAACCCCTGGTCTCCAGCACCCTGCTGCTGCCCGGTGACACCGAGCCGATGACGCAGGGTTGGGAGATCAAGGAACGCCTCGACCACCTCGTCGACGCCGTCATCGACTCCGGAGACTGCGGCACCGAACCCACCACCGTCGTCGACTTCTCCGAAGACGAACCCGTGATCCTGCGCGTGGGCGCCGGCGACCCGACCCGCTTCGAATGA